In Exiguobacterium sp. 9-2, the genomic window GACGAGGATCGAAGCCCGCATCTTACGGACGTATTCGAGTGGCGCTTCATCTTTAAGATTCGGTTCGGCATTGACCGTCACCGTGTTTGCTTCAGCGTCGAACTCGACTTCCGCATTCAAGTTGCGTAAGACGTTATTGATTGTATAGACGTCTGCTAGACGTGGTACGTTTTGAAGAACCGATTGGCCCTCTGATGCAAGCAATGTCGCGACGAGTGTTTTTAAGACCGCGTTCTTTGCACCTTCTACTTTGACTGTTCCAGCTAATTTACGTCCGCCACGGACAACGATTTTTTCCATTCTCCCTACTCCTCTGCTTCGTTTCTGTTCTAGTATGTTCAATTCGTGATTGGTGAGGATCATAGTTGGAATTCAACGAATGTTAGAAAAGAAACTTCCCTATAGTTGATCTCTTACTCCAAAGCCAATACGACGTTTCGATTGTAATGTTAGATGATTGCTAAATGACTGTGTTCCTTCATTGAAAGAGCAGTGTCCTGTTCCATGTTAAAACAAATTACCATTTCAGGGTTTACAATGCAGTTACAAGTTCACCCAATTAAAAACTGAAGACGCTGTGCAAAACCGGCATAATCCAATAAAAAGCGAGCGACGATCGATCCGAGTGCAATGGCTAGAATCGTTCGCAAGGCTACCGCATGCGGTCCTTTAGGATGTTGCAGGATTTTCTCCCATTTGACTGGTAATAAGGACCACCAAGCGAGTAGAATCGCTACGATGTAGACCAGCATACTAACTAACGCACTCACACCAATAGATGTCACTTTCGTTGCACCTCTTCTTCATAGTTTCTCCAACTTTACTATGATTTCATAAAATGAATGATTGCGCAAACAAAAAAGAACACGCTGAATTAATTTTAGCGTATAAAATATATTTATTGAAGATAAATTTAGTCTTCCAAAGAAAAAATGTTGAAGAAATTGTGAAGACGAGGCATATAATGTACTTTTACATTTTTACGGCGTTTTAAACCTGTATCGTTCTCCCTCTTGCGAAAACGTTTGTCTTTAGAAAAATCATTGACGTATCGTACAAAAAAAGACCCGATTCCGCAAAGGAATTCGGGTCTTTGGTCGAATCAATCGCGACCGTAGTCTTTCAAGCTGAGACGGTTAACTGCTCGTTTCAGTGAAAGTTCAGCACGCTTGAATTCGAGTTCTGATAATTTCGTGTCCTGGAGACGACGTTCTGCACGAACCTTCGCAGCTGCAGCACGGTCATAGTCGACCTTGTCTGCTTGCTCCGCAGTTTCCGCAAGAACCGTTACAGTATCCTGGCGCACTTCCATAAAGCCACCGCTGATAGCGATCAACGTGCGTCCGCCATCTTCGTGGCGCAACTTCAAGATGCTGATATCGAGTGGTGTCACGAGTGGGACGTGGTGCGGGAGAACCCCGATCTCACCAGAAATCGTCTTCGCAACGACCATACGGATATCGCCATCATACACTTCGCCATCCGGGGTGACGATATTGACATGAAGTGTGTTCATCTCAAGTCCCCCTTATGCTTTGTCACTTAGACAAGCGCCTTCGCTTTTTCAATCGCATCTTCGATCGGACCGACGAGACGGAATGCTTCTTCCGTTAGATCATCGTGTTTACCTTCGAGGATTTCTTTGAAGCCGCGGATCGTGTCCTTAACTGGGACGTACGATCCTTTTTGTCCTGTGAACTGCTCAGCTACGTGGAAGTTCTGCGACAAGAAGAACTGGATACGACGCGCACGGTGTACAGTCAATTTGTCGTCTTCTGACAACTCGTCCATACCGAGGATCGCGATGATATCTTGAAGTTCTTTATAACGCTGAAGTGTTTCCTGAACTTGACGTGCAACACCGTAGTGCTCTTCGCCGACGATTTCCGGTGAAAGGGCGCGTGATGTCGATGCAAGTGGATCCACGGCAGGATAGATCCCCATCTCAGAGAGACGGCGCTCAAGGTTCGTCGTTGCATCTAAGTGAGCAAACGTCGTTGCAGGAGCCGGGTCAGTATAGTCATCGGCTGGTACATAAACCGCTTGGATCGATGTAACCGAACCTTTGTTTGTTGATGTGATTCGCTCTTGGAGCATACCCATCTCTGTTGCGAGTGTCGGCTGGTAACCAACGGCAGATGGCATACGACCGAGAAGGGCCGATACCTCAGAACCCGCTTGTGTGTAACGGAAGATGTTATCAACGAAGAGAAGAACGTCTTGTCCTTGCTCATCACGGAAGTATTCTGCCATCGTCAAACCAGTCAAGGCAACACGGAGACGTGCACCCGGTGGTTCGTTCATCTGACCGAAGACCATCGCTGTTTGTTTGATAACGCCTGAATCCGTCATCTCGTGGAACAAGTCATTTCCTTCACGCGTCCGCTCACCAACACCTGCGAATACCGAGATACCGCTGTGCTCTTGCGCGATGTTGTTGATCAATTCCTGGATGAGGACGGTCTTACCTACACCGGCACCACCGAAGAGACCGATCTTACCACCCTTGATGTAAGGAGCGAGCAAGTCGACGACTTTAATTCCAGTTTCGAGGATTTCAACTTTCGTTGAAAGGTTATCGAAAGTCGGTGCTTTTTTGTGGATTGGAAGACGTTCCACGTCAGCAGCGATTTCTTTTTCATCAATTGGGTTACCGAGTACGTTGAAGACGCGACCAAGTGTCGCTTCTCCGACGGGTACCGAGATTGGAGCATTCGTATCGATTACTTCCATTCCACGGCGTACTCCATCCGTTGAGTCCATCGCAATGGTACGGACGACGTCGTCACCAAGGTGCAGGGCGACCTCAAGCGTCAAGTCGATAGCCACTTCTTCTACAGTTTGCGGCGTATATTGAATACGAAGCGCGTTGTAGATGTTCGGTAAGTGTCCTTCGAACTTAACGTCGATGACAGGTCCCATGACCGCGACGACGCGGCCTTTTAAACCGAGTTCGTTCATCGTGTTTCCTCCTACCTATCGTTACGCCAGTCGGGATTACTGCTGCGCAGCAGCCCCACTGACGATCTCTGTGATTTCTTGCGTGATCGCAGCTTGTCGAGCTCGGTTGTAGACGAGAGTCAATCGACCGATCAAGTCATCTGCGTTATCTGTCGCACTTTGCATTGCTGTCATACGTGACGCATGTTCTGCTACTTTCGCGTCAAGAAGCGCACCGAAGATCAAGCTCTCCGCATAACGCGGGAGGAGTTCCGCAAGGATTTGTTCCTCGCTTGGCTCGTACTCATAAGTCGTCGAAGATGAAGCTTCGATTTCTCCGAGTGGGAGAAGGGTTTCGACTTTCACTTCCTGGCTGATGACAGATAAGAAGTGGTTGTAGCACAGCTTGAGCTCGTCGATTTCGCCGATCGTGAACGCACTCACTGTGCGCTTCACGATCTCAGCGACGTCGACATACGAAGGAGAATCGTTCAAGCCTGTGATCGCATCCGTGACCGTGATTCCGCGTGAACGGAAGAACTGGACACCGACTTTACCGACCACGAAGAGAACGTAACTGTCCGTAGTATGCTTTTCTTTGATTTCCCGGTAGACTTCACGCAGCACGTTGGCGTTATATGCACCAGCTAAGCCGCGATCCGATGTGATGACGATATATCCTGTCTTTTTGACGGGACGTTTCTCGAGCATCGGATGGCTCGCACCTGTCGTGCCATTCGCAATGGTTCCGAGTACCTCTTGCATTTTCAGCATGTAAGGTTGGAACTTCGCGCTATGTGCTTGAGCGCGGTTCAGTTTCGACGCCGAAACCATGTTCATCGCTTTCGTGATCTGTTTCGTACTTTTCGTCGAGTTGATCCGCGTTTGTATCTCGCGCAACGATGCCATTTCGATTCACCACCTTGTTAGT contains:
- a CDS encoding DUF1146 family protein, whose translation is MLVYIVAILLAWWSLLPVKWEKILQHPKGPHAVALRTILAIALGSIVARFLLDYAGFAQRLQFLIG
- a CDS encoding F0F1 ATP synthase subunit epsilon, which gives rise to MNTLHVNIVTPDGEVYDGDIRMVVAKTISGEIGVLPHHVPLVTPLDISILKLRHEDGGRTLIAISGGFMEVRQDTVTVLAETAEQADKVDYDRAAAAKVRAERRLQDTKLSELEFKRAELSLKRAVNRLSLKDYGRD
- the atpG gene encoding ATP synthase F1 subunit gamma — translated: MASLREIQTRINSTKSTKQITKAMNMVSASKLNRAQAHSAKFQPYMLKMQEVLGTIANGTTGASHPMLEKRPVKKTGYIVITSDRGLAGAYNANVLREVYREIKEKHTTDSYVLFVVGKVGVQFFRSRGITVTDAITGLNDSPSYVDVAEIVKRTVSAFTIGEIDELKLCYNHFLSVISQEVKVETLLPLGEIEASSSTTYEYEPSEEQILAELLPRYAESLIFGALLDAKVAEHASRMTAMQSATDNADDLIGRLTLVYNRARQAAITQEITEIVSGAAAQQ
- the atpD gene encoding F0F1 ATP synthase subunit beta encodes the protein MNELGLKGRVVAVMGPVIDVKFEGHLPNIYNALRIQYTPQTVEEVAIDLTLEVALHLGDDVVRTIAMDSTDGVRRGMEVIDTNAPISVPVGEATLGRVFNVLGNPIDEKEIAADVERLPIHKKAPTFDNLSTKVEILETGIKVVDLLAPYIKGGKIGLFGGAGVGKTVLIQELINNIAQEHSGISVFAGVGERTREGNDLFHEMTDSGVIKQTAMVFGQMNEPPGARLRVALTGLTMAEYFRDEQGQDVLLFVDNIFRYTQAGSEVSALLGRMPSAVGYQPTLATEMGMLQERITSTNKGSVTSIQAVYVPADDYTDPAPATTFAHLDATTNLERRLSEMGIYPAVDPLASTSRALSPEIVGEEHYGVARQVQETLQRYKELQDIIAILGMDELSEDDKLTVHRARRIQFFLSQNFHVAEQFTGQKGSYVPVKDTIRGFKEILEGKHDDLTEEAFRLVGPIEDAIEKAKALV